A genomic region of Irregularibacter muris contains the following coding sequences:
- a CDS encoding NAD(P)/FAD-dependent oxidoreductase: MEQKIIVIGGGAAGMMAAGIAAQKGLEVHLLERNDKLGKKIFITGKGRCNFTNSGDIDSLIENIMRNPYFLYSALYTFSNNDLIDFFHGLGVRSKIERGNRVFPQSDKSSDIIKALSNFINSVNVNIHLNQRVKEILVHNKKIKGVILENGEKINASKVILATGGLSYPKTGSTGDGFYMAKKLGHNIIKPSPSLVPMVVDQDWIRELQGLSLRNVEVNLIKKDKIVKTAFGEMVFTHYGVSGPIILSLSACMEQPYSNYFLSLNLKPALTEQQLDLRMQKDFEKYSKKQYKNSLQDILPRKMIPILIRRSEIDGEKFVNQITKEERKKLVKLMQNFTLPIKTLRPIDEAIVTSGGIDTKEINSSTMESKLIEGLYFAGEIIDVDALTGGYNLQIAFSTGYLAGLNS, translated from the coding sequence ATGGAGCAAAAAATAATTGTAATCGGTGGTGGGGCAGCAGGAATGATGGCAGCAGGAATTGCTGCTCAAAAAGGTCTAGAGGTACATCTATTAGAAAGAAATGATAAACTAGGGAAAAAAATATTTATTACCGGAAAGGGAAGATGTAACTTTACCAATTCAGGAGATATTGACTCTTTAATAGAAAATATAATGAGAAATCCATATTTTTTATATAGTGCATTATATACTTTTTCCAACAATGATTTAATAGACTTTTTCCATGGTTTAGGGGTTCGATCAAAAATTGAAAGAGGTAATAGAGTATTTCCCCAATCGGATAAATCCAGTGATATTATTAAAGCTCTTTCAAATTTTATAAATAGTGTAAATGTAAATATCCATTTAAACCAAAGGGTGAAGGAGATTTTAGTACATAATAAAAAAATTAAGGGTGTTATCTTAGAAAATGGAGAGAAAATTAATGCTAGTAAAGTAATTTTAGCAACAGGAGGACTATCCTATCCCAAAACTGGTTCAACAGGTGATGGATTTTATATGGCTAAAAAGCTAGGACATAATATTATCAAGCCTAGTCCATCCTTGGTACCCATGGTAGTAGATCAAGATTGGATTAGAGAGTTACAAGGGTTATCCTTAAGAAATGTTGAAGTGAATTTAATAAAAAAAGATAAAATAGTAAAAACCGCCTTTGGGGAGATGGTTTTTACTCATTATGGTGTATCTGGACCCATTATCTTATCCCTAAGTGCTTGTATGGAGCAGCCTTATTCCAATTATTTTTTAAGCTTAAATTTAAAACCAGCTCTCACTGAGCAACAATTAGACTTAAGAATGCAGAAGGATTTTGAAAAATACTCTAAAAAACAATATAAAAATTCTTTGCAGGATATTCTACCTAGAAAAATGATTCCTATCCTTATTAGACGCTCAGAAATAGATGGAGAAAAATTTGTTAACCAGATTACTAAAGAAGAAAGAAAAAAGCTAGTAAAACTAATGCAAAACTTTACACTTCCAATTAAAACATTAAGACCTATTGATGAGGCAATTGTAACATCAGGGGGTATAGACACAAAAGAAATAAACTCCTCTACTATGGAATCCAAACTTATTGAAGGATTGTATTTTGCTGGGGAGATAATAGATGTTGATGCCTTAACGGGAGGATATAATCTACAAATCGCATTTTCTACAGGTTATCTAGCGGGTTTAAATTCTTAG
- the speE gene encoding polyamine aminopropyltransferase → MEMWFTEKQTENVGITCKTGKTIHMEKTEYQDLALIDTLQFGKMLVLDGTVQTTEKDEFIYHEMITHVPLFTHPNPKKVLVIGGGDGGTIREILKHPSVEKAVLVEIDNKVVEVSKKYLPTISCSLDDSRVSVLIEDGIKYVQNNKNEFDVIMVDSTDPVGPAVGLFAVDFYQAIYQALKEDGLFVAQTESPFYNNSLISNVYRDIQSVFPITQLYLCSIPTYPSGLWSFTMGSKKYHPLTVEQSNKAEIDTKYYTKEIHKSAFSLPKFVEDLLK, encoded by the coding sequence ATGGAAATGTGGTTTACTGAGAAACAAACAGAAAATGTAGGCATAACTTGTAAGACCGGTAAGACTATACATATGGAAAAAACTGAATATCAAGATTTGGCTTTAATAGATACTCTTCAATTTGGTAAAATGTTAGTTTTAGATGGGACTGTGCAAACAACAGAGAAAGATGAGTTTATCTACCATGAGATGATAACCCATGTACCACTTTTTACTCATCCAAATCCTAAGAAAGTCCTGGTTATAGGGGGAGGCGATGGTGGAACCATAAGAGAAATTTTAAAACATCCATCGGTAGAAAAAGCTGTTTTGGTTGAAATTGATAATAAGGTTGTAGAGGTAAGTAAAAAATATCTTCCGACGATTAGCTGCTCTTTAGATGATTCAAGAGTAAGTGTATTGATTGAAGATGGCATAAAATATGTGCAAAATAATAAAAATGAATTTGATGTTATTATGGTTGACTCAACTGACCCTGTTGGACCGGCGGTTGGACTTTTTGCTGTAGATTTTTATCAAGCAATTTATCAAGCCTTAAAAGAGGACGGCCTTTTCGTGGCACAAACTGAATCACCTTTTTATAATAATTCTCTTATTTCTAATGTATATCGGGATATTCAATCTGTATTCCCAATTACCCAATTGTATCTATGTTCTATACCAACTTATCCTAGTGGCTTGTGGAGCTTTACCATGGGGTCAAAAAAATATCATCCATTAACTGTAGAACAGTCTAACAAAGCCGAGATTGATACAAAATATTATACAAAAGAAATTCACAAAAGTGCATTTTCCCTGCCTAAATTTGTAGAAGATTTGTTAAAATAG
- a CDS encoding MurR/RpiR family transcriptional regulator yields the protein MEEHRKLEKSNNLIENIKRQYPKLSKSQKMIADFILSQYDKAAFMTASKLGQSVNVSESTVVRFANTLGYSGYPKLQKALQELIKTKLTTIQRMELSNNQIAQDTLIKDVFKSDIENIQATLEELNKEEFTKIVDKLYHSRRIYIIGFRTTTVLTEFLGFYLNLILDNVTVVTYGISDIFEQLINVTSEDMVIGISFPRYSSKTTEILKFIQKKGAQIITITDSELSPIIEYSDHNLIAKSNMVSFVDSLVAPLSLINALLISLGMREKEKITKTFKELENIWEQYEIYTSKENFSEQ from the coding sequence ATGGAAGAACATAGGAAACTGGAGAAAAGTAATAATTTAATAGAAAATATTAAAAGACAATACCCCAAACTAAGTAAAAGTCAAAAAATGATTGCTGATTTTATCTTATCTCAATACGATAAGGCGGCTTTTATGACAGCTTCTAAGCTAGGGCAGAGTGTAAATGTTAGTGAATCTACGGTAGTAAGGTTTGCAAATACTCTAGGATATAGCGGATACCCCAAGTTGCAAAAGGCTTTGCAAGAATTAATTAAAACTAAGCTTACTACGATACAAAGGATGGAATTATCCAACAATCAAATTGCCCAAGATACGTTAATTAAGGATGTTTTTAAATCAGATATAGAAAATATTCAAGCTACCTTAGAAGAATTAAATAAAGAAGAATTTACTAAAATTGTAGACAAGCTTTATCATTCAAGGAGGATTTATATCATTGGATTTAGGACAACAACAGTTCTGACAGAGTTTTTAGGTTTCTATTTAAACTTAATCTTAGACAACGTTACCGTTGTGACCTATGGTATTAGTGATATATTTGAGCAGTTGATAAATGTAACATCAGAGGACATGGTCATAGGAATTAGTTTTCCAAGATATTCAAGCAAGACTACTGAAATTCTTAAGTTTATTCAAAAGAAAGGTGCCCAGATTATTACCATTACAGATAGTGAGTTGTCTCCTATAATAGAATATAGTGATCATAATTTAATTGCTAAAAGTAATATGGTATCCTTTGTTGACTCTCTAGTGGCCCCCCTTAGCTTAATAAACGCATTACTAATATCTCTGGGTATGAGGGAAAAAGAGAAAATAACCAAGACCTTCAAAGAGTTAGAGAATATATGGGAACAATATGAAATCTATACCAGCAAAGAAAATTTTTCAGAGCAATAA
- a CDS encoding pseudouridine synthase gives MRLQKYLAYCGIASRRKSEEYIKNGRVKINGEITRELGKKINPQMDVIEFDNIVVKNIQEHMYILLNKPIGFVTTVEDQFNRKTVIDLVNQVNERIYPVGRLDYDTEGLLILTNDGNLTYKLTHPKYEIQKEYIAEIRGIPTKEKIQSFKEGLEIDNYITSPAGFDIIHIKNGNTTTKITIHEGKNRQIRKMCDKIGHPVITLKRIKMGNIELGNLPRGQWRELTEKEIENLKNLVRVG, from the coding sequence ATGAGATTACAAAAATATCTTGCCTATTGCGGAATTGCTTCGAGAAGAAAAAGCGAAGAATACATAAAAAATGGTAGAGTGAAAATAAATGGTGAAATAACAAGGGAGTTGGGAAAGAAGATTAATCCTCAAATGGATGTCATTGAATTTGATAACATAGTGGTTAAAAATATACAGGAGCATATGTATATTCTTTTAAATAAACCCATAGGTTTTGTGACTACGGTAGAAGATCAATTTAATAGAAAGACAGTAATCGATTTAGTAAACCAGGTCAATGAAAGAATTTATCCCGTGGGGCGCTTGGATTATGATACTGAAGGATTATTAATTTTAACCAATGATGGTAATTTAACTTATAAGCTAACTCACCCAAAATATGAGATACAAAAGGAATACATAGCAGAAATTAGAGGAATTCCTACCAAAGAAAAGATACAATCCTTCAAAGAAGGTTTGGAAATTGATAACTACATTACCTCCCCTGCAGGATTTGACATTATTCATATTAAGAATGGAAATACAACAACGAAAATTACAATTCATGAAGGCAAAAATAGGCAAATTAGGAAAATGTGTGATAAAATTGGGCACCCAGTAATTACTCTTAAAAGAATAAAAATGGGAAATATAGAACTGGGGAATCTACCTAGGGGACAATGGAGAGAGTTAACTGAAAAAGAGATAGAAAATTTAAAAAATCTAGTAAGGGTAGGGTAG
- a CDS encoding histidine phosphatase family protein has product MTRLYLIRHGETLWNRKGKAQGMKDIQLTDVGIRQANYLAEHLKNENIDIIYASDLSRAYDTAEIIGKHINKSVIPLPGIREMNFGQWEGLTTNEIKEKYHGIFNDWSLKPHNTQIPEAETLLQVQTRSLKAVKEIIEKNPNKNIVMVSHGVAIKTIIFGLLDIDLSYYKKIRQDNTAINIIDFKKDYNVLVQLNDTCHLKNFKE; this is encoded by the coding sequence ATGACACGTTTATATTTGATTAGACATGGTGAAACCCTTTGGAATAGAAAAGGAAAAGCACAAGGAATGAAAGATATTCAGTTAACTGATGTTGGAATACGTCAGGCCAATTATTTGGCGGAACATCTAAAAAATGAAAATATTGATATTATTTATGCCAGTGATCTTTCTAGAGCCTATGATACTGCTGAAATAATAGGAAAACATATAAATAAATCTGTTATTCCTCTGCCAGGCATTCGGGAGATGAATTTCGGGCAATGGGAAGGTCTTACAACTAATGAAATAAAAGAAAAGTATCATGGTATTTTTAATGATTGGAGCTTAAAACCCCACAATACTCAAATTCCTGAGGCAGAGACTTTATTACAGGTCCAAACAAGATCGCTCAAAGCTGTAAAAGAAATTATTGAAAAAAATCCTAATAAAAATATTGTTATGGTCTCCCATGGGGTTGCTATAAAAACAATTATTTTTGGACTATTAGACATAGATTTAAGCTATTATAAAAAAATCAGGCAAGACAATACGGCTATTAATATTATAGATTTCAAAAAAGACTACAATGTACTTGTACAACTAAATGATACATGTCATTTGAAAAATTTTAAAGAATAA
- a CDS encoding Glu/Leu/Phe/Val family dehydrogenase, producing the protein MNNDNLNPFKIVQNQLKDVCETLGVEQEVYDILCEPQKTLEFSIPIKMDDGTTKVFKGYRCQHSNITGPFKGGIRYHQNVCLDEVKALATWMTFKVNVVGIPYGGGKGGICVNPKELSKHELERLTRGYIHAVYHFIGPDIDIPAPDVNTNGEIMAWMMDEYSKIAGYDVPAIVTGKPVEIGGSLGRTPSTGYGVALMAKMAAEKLNLQLQDLRVSVQGFGNVGSFAALTLQNLGAKVIAVTGTKGGIYCHNEKGLDIKSLMAYYKEKGTVKGFEKYTEDCDSIQSTDILGLDVDVLLPCALENVITSENASDIRAKIIVEGANGPTTIEANKILNEKGILIVPDILANAGGVTVSYFEWVQNKMGYYWTEEEVYSKLQLIMSKAFKEVCEIEKIHNVDMRTAAYMLSVRRIRESLKIRGRI; encoded by the coding sequence ATGAATAATGATAATTTAAATCCATTTAAAATAGTACAAAATCAACTGAAGGATGTATGTGAAACCTTAGGAGTTGAACAAGAGGTATATGATATATTGTGTGAGCCTCAAAAGACATTGGAGTTTTCTATTCCTATAAAAATGGACGATGGAACAACAAAAGTATTTAAAGGATATCGATGTCAACATTCTAATATTACAGGTCCTTTTAAAGGAGGAATACGTTATCATCAAAATGTATGCTTAGATGAAGTGAAGGCCTTAGCCACTTGGATGACCTTTAAGGTAAATGTTGTGGGCATACCTTATGGTGGCGGTAAAGGGGGAATTTGCGTAAATCCTAAGGAATTATCTAAGCATGAACTTGAAAGACTTACAAGAGGCTATATTCACGCTGTTTATCATTTTATTGGACCCGATATTGATATTCCTGCTCCCGATGTCAATACCAATGGTGAAATTATGGCTTGGATGATGGATGAGTATAGCAAGATTGCCGGATATGATGTTCCGGCTATTGTAACAGGAAAACCCGTGGAGATTGGCGGATCTTTAGGTAGAACCCCTTCAACAGGTTATGGTGTGGCCTTAATGGCTAAAATGGCCGCTGAGAAGTTAAATTTACAATTACAAGATTTAAGAGTTTCTGTACAAGGATTTGGAAATGTGGGTTCTTTTGCTGCACTTACTCTTCAAAACTTAGGAGCTAAAGTTATTGCAGTGACAGGTACAAAGGGTGGTATATATTGTCATAACGAAAAAGGCTTAGATATAAAATCATTAATGGCCTATTATAAAGAAAAAGGCACTGTAAAAGGTTTTGAAAAGTATACAGAAGATTGTGATTCAATTCAAAGTACAGATATATTGGGTTTAGATGTCGATGTACTATTGCCTTGTGCATTAGAAAATGTAATAACTAGCGAAAATGCCTCGGATATTCGTGCTAAAATAATTGTAGAAGGAGCCAATGGTCCTACAACTATAGAAGCTAATAAAATTTTAAATGAGAAAGGGATTTTAATCGTTCCAGATATCTTAGCTAATGCAGGGGGAGTAACTGTATCCTACTTTGAGTGGGTTCAAAATAAGATGGGTTATTATTGGACAGAGGAGGAAGTATATTCTAAATTACAGTTGATTATGAGTAAAGCATTTAAAGAAGTTTGTGAAATTGAAAAAATACATAATGTTGATATGAGGACAGCAGCATATATGTTATCCGTTAGAAGGATTAGAGAATCTTTAAAAATAAGAGGGCGAATTTAA
- a CDS encoding lysophospholipid acyltransferase family protein encodes MLYRIVKSAIKPFLKLFYKIEVKGLENIPQDGGCIVCSNHYHWLDPIMVACFTNRQVHYMAKKELFKNKFLNNFLKRIGAFPVNRGAADISAIKNALRIVKENKVLGIFPEGTRVKSKDQLPAEPGIAMIGIKGKATIVPIGISGNYTFRSSVTMNVGQPISLEKYYGKKSSIKEFESISEEIMVEVRNLIDTI; translated from the coding sequence ATGTTATATAGGATTGTAAAATCAGCAATTAAGCCCTTTTTAAAATTATTTTATAAAATTGAGGTAAAAGGCTTAGAAAATATCCCGCAGGATGGGGGTTGTATCGTTTGCTCCAATCACTATCACTGGCTAGACCCAATTATGGTAGCGTGTTTTACTAATAGACAAGTCCATTACATGGCAAAAAAAGAATTGTTTAAAAATAAATTCCTTAATAATTTTTTAAAAAGAATAGGTGCTTTCCCTGTGAATAGAGGAGCAGCAGACATCTCAGCCATCAAAAATGCGCTGAGGATTGTAAAGGAAAATAAGGTTTTAGGAATATTTCCTGAGGGTACAAGAGTAAAATCAAAAGATCAACTTCCAGCAGAACCAGGCATAGCAATGATTGGTATAAAGGGTAAGGCTACAATCGTTCCTATAGGCATATCTGGAAATTATACATTTAGATCCTCTGTTACAATGAATGTAGGACAACCCATTAGCCTAGAGAAGTATTATGGAAAAAAAAGCTCTATTAAAGAATTTGAAAGTATTAGTGAAGAGATTATGGTTGAGGTAAGAAATCTTATTGATACTATCTAG
- a CDS encoding class I SAM-dependent methyltransferase produces the protein MELLFENITSLAQYFIYQIISPGDYAIDGTAGNGNDTLFLANLVAEQGKVFSFDIQKQAIDKTKEKLMNSLLFQRVELLHCSHENISKYVNVKVKGAMFNLGYLPRGDHAITTKGDSTVMAIEQTLELLLPKGIITICVYHGHPEGKNEQKQVLSFVHQLDNQKYNVIKMDYYNKLNNPPQLIIIEKK, from the coding sequence ATGGAATTATTGTTTGAGAACATTACTAGTCTTGCACAATATTTTATATATCAAATTATATCCCCTGGGGACTATGCCATAGATGGCACCGCTGGCAATGGCAATGACACTTTATTTTTAGCTAATCTTGTAGCTGAGCAGGGAAAGGTATTTAGTTTTGATATTCAAAAGCAAGCAATTGATAAAACGAAAGAAAAATTAATGAATTCTCTTTTATTTCAAAGGGTAGAATTGCTTCATTGCAGTCATGAAAATATATCAAAATACGTAAATGTAAAAGTCAAGGGAGCAATGTTTAATTTAGGTTACCTTCCGAGGGGAGATCATGCCATTACCACTAAGGGAGATAGTACTGTTATGGCTATAGAACAAACTTTAGAGCTGTTATTGCCAAAGGGAATAATCACTATATGTGTTTATCATGGTCATCCCGAGGGGAAAAATGAACAAAAGCAAGTATTATCTTTTGTTCATCAATTAGATAATCAAAAATATAATGTAATCAAAATGGATTATTATAATAAATTAAACAATCCACCTCAATTAATCATCATTGAAAAGAAATAG
- a CDS encoding GNAT family N-acetyltransferase, which yields MIEFTKMKDVDIKNFLKFINENEIEINNIEKHFLDIFLVKYGEKIYGFSILTLQVNQCILEEVFITPAERSKGYGDGLLRSMLNYAYCMSIEKAYYLRENPKVYGFLLKEGFNREKTANNNIIFTVNLKDFFTKPCAGGKK from the coding sequence ATGATTGAATTTACTAAAATGAAGGATGTAGACATTAAAAATTTTTTGAAGTTTATAAATGAAAATGAAATAGAGATAAATAATATAGAAAAACATTTTTTAGACATATTTTTAGTTAAGTACGGAGAAAAAATCTATGGATTTAGCATTCTTACCCTACAAGTAAATCAATGTATTCTTGAAGAAGTATTTATTACGCCTGCTGAAAGATCAAAAGGCTATGGTGATGGCCTTTTGCGTTCTATGTTAAATTATGCCTATTGTATGAGTATAGAAAAAGCATATTATTTAAGGGAAAATCCAAAAGTATATGGCTTTTTATTAAAAGAAGGTTTTAATAGAGAGAAAACTGCAAATAATAATATTATATTCACTGTAAACTTAAAAGATTTTTTCACAAAACCCTGTGCAGGCGGCAAAAAATAG
- a CDS encoding YpmA family protein, whose translation MANSDNIKLISRKIVEKDEQIYQIVDFLNKSLKEKNLIFGLCLKDSTKMEISIYES comes from the coding sequence ATGGCCAATAGTGATAATATTAAATTAATAAGCAGGAAAATAGTAGAAAAAGATGAACAAATTTATCAAATAGTAGATTTTTTAAACAAAAGTCTAAAGGAAAAAAATTTAATTTTTGGATTATGTTTAAAAGATTCTACGAAGATGGAAATTTCTATATATGAATCATGA
- the ndk gene encoding nucleoside-diphosphate kinase, whose translation MEKTLVIIKPDGVKRGLIGNIIKRIEDKGYIISAMMMKQLSKEQLDQHYEEHKNKTFYPSLVSYMSSGNSLIMIVEGVNAIKGMRKIMGATDPIEAEPGSIRGMYGNNKTQNLIHGSDSLESAEREINLFFNSF comes from the coding sequence ATGGAAAAAACACTCGTTATAATAAAACCCGATGGCGTAAAAAGAGGGTTAATAGGAAATATAATTAAAAGAATTGAGGATAAAGGATATATAATCAGTGCTATGATGATGAAACAATTATCCAAAGAACAACTTGATCAACATTACGAGGAACATAAAAACAAAACCTTTTATCCTAGTTTAGTTTCTTATATGAGCTCAGGAAATTCCCTTATTATGATAGTAGAAGGGGTAAATGCTATAAAAGGAATGAGGAAAATCATGGGGGCTACTGATCCAATAGAGGCAGAGCCAGGATCAATTAGAGGCATGTATGGAAACAATAAAACTCAAAATCTTATCCATGGTTCTGATTCATTAGAAAGCGCTGAGCGAGAAATAAATTTATTCTTTAATTCTTTTTAA
- the rpsA gene encoding 30S ribosomal protein S1: MERELVHGENKNNEELSFQKSLEQTIVNIKPGDIIEGDVISINTDEIVVNIGYKADGVIRKSDFSNKDDIILSEVINPGEKVNVMVLSLNDDQGNVILSKRKVDEKIAEEKIKNAYEKEEILRGKIIKSIKGGFIVDIGDKEVFMPISHYHVKFIKNPELAVNEDVRGKIIEYNIKNNRIIFSQKVVLQEEQEKKKKEVLENLEEGKIVSGTVKSIVKFGAFIDLGGVDGLIHISDLSWGRTNKPEDVLSIGDIVKTKVMEVNKDTGKVKLSLKHLVEEPWAKVLRIHTLGDKIKAKVVKITAFGAFAEIIPGVEGLIHKSQISFEPVEKVEDYLKPGQEVEVQIIDMDKDKRKIGLSMTALQDKPVKKIQENETVYAEEDTLTLGDVFGSMFKE, encoded by the coding sequence ATGGAAAGAGAATTAGTGCATGGAGAGAATAAAAATAATGAGGAGCTTAGTTTCCAAAAGTCCTTAGAACAGACTATAGTAAATATTAAACCTGGAGATATCATTGAAGGAGATGTAATTTCTATAAATACAGATGAAATAGTAGTAAATATTGGATATAAGGCTGATGGAGTTATTAGAAAAAGTGATTTTTCAAATAAGGATGACATCATTCTTTCTGAGGTTATCAACCCAGGAGAGAAAGTCAATGTTATGGTATTATCCCTCAATGATGATCAGGGAAATGTAATTTTATCAAAAAGAAAAGTCGATGAAAAGATAGCGGAAGAAAAAATCAAAAATGCCTATGAAAAAGAAGAAATTCTAAGAGGAAAAATTATCAAAAGTATAAAAGGTGGTTTTATAGTAGACATAGGGGATAAAGAAGTTTTTATGCCCATATCTCATTATCATGTTAAATTTATTAAAAACCCAGAATTAGCAGTCAATGAAGATGTACGAGGAAAAATCATTGAATATAATATTAAAAACAACAGAATAATTTTCTCCCAAAAAGTTGTCCTACAAGAAGAACAAGAAAAGAAAAAGAAAGAAGTATTGGAAAATCTAGAAGAAGGAAAAATAGTTTCTGGTACGGTAAAGAGTATAGTAAAATTTGGAGCTTTTATTGATCTAGGCGGAGTAGATGGATTAATTCATATTTCAGATTTATCCTGGGGAAGGACAAACAAACCAGAAGATGTACTATCAATTGGCGATATTGTCAAAACCAAGGTAATGGAAGTTAATAAAGATACAGGAAAAGTAAAACTAAGCTTAAAACACCTAGTAGAAGAGCCATGGGCAAAAGTTCTTAGAATACATACTCTTGGTGATAAGATAAAGGCCAAAGTTGTTAAAATAACTGCCTTTGGTGCTTTTGCTGAAATCATCCCAGGTGTAGAAGGACTTATTCATAAATCTCAAATTTCCTTTGAACCAGTGGAAAAGGTAGAAGATTATTTAAAACCTGGTCAAGAAGTAGAAGTTCAAATAATTGACATGGATAAGGATAAGAGAAAAATCGGCTTAAGTATGACCGCTCTTCAGGACAAACCTGTAAAAAAAATACAAGAAAATGAAACTGTTTACGCAGAGGAAGATACGTTAACTTTAGGGGATGTATTCGGGAGTATGTTTAAAGAATAA
- the cmk gene encoding (d)CMP kinase, with protein MSHIHIAIDGPAGAGKSTVAKVIAQKLNITYIDTGAMYRALTLKIIQSKVKFEDIDRIIEVCKGTSIELDNNRVILDDVDVTEKIREPIVNSNVSLIAKVPEVRKILVEIQRQTAQGKSVVMDGRDIGTYVLPNAPYKFYLTAAISERAQRRYLELKNKGFNIGLKEIEDEIAQRDKIDQERSISPLKPAQDAIIINTTSKTIKQVVEEIIDFIYRG; from the coding sequence ATGAGTCATATACATATTGCAATAGACGGACCAGCTGGGGCAGGGAAAAGTACAGTAGCTAAGGTAATTGCCCAAAAACTAAATATAACATATATTGATACGGGGGCTATGTATAGGGCATTAACCTTAAAAATTATACAGTCTAAAGTTAAATTTGAGGATATTGATCGTATAATTGAGGTATGTAAAGGAACATCTATTGAATTAGATAATAATAGGGTTATTTTAGACGATGTCGATGTTACAGAGAAAATACGAGAACCTATAGTAAATTCTAATGTATCTCTTATTGCCAAAGTGCCTGAAGTGAGAAAGATACTAGTAGAAATACAACGTCAAACCGCTCAAGGTAAAAGTGTAGTGATGGATGGAAGAGATATTGGTACATATGTTCTACCCAATGCACCTTACAAATTTTATTTAACTGCCGCTATAAGCGAAAGAGCACAAAGACGCTATTTAGAGTTAAAGAATAAGGGGTTTAATATAGGTCTAAAGGAGATAGAAGACGAAATAGCACAACGGGATAAAATTGATCAAGAACGGAGTATATCTCCATTAAAACCTGCACAAGATGCTATTATTATTAATACTACATCTAAAACAATTAAGCAAGTTGTAGAGGAAATTATTGATTTTATATATAGGGGGTAA
- the speB gene encoding agmatinase, whose product MGIIKESIDNHVKFIGSMDHYSHADIIIVGAPMDYTVSFKPGSRFGPQKIRELSLALETYSPYLNRELEKKKYYDYGDLELPFGNVKNSLEIIGEAAQEILQDNKIPIFLGGEHLISLPIIEKMASKYKEDLIILHFDAHTDLRDEYFNEYNSHATVIKQATNFVSPKNIYQFGIRSGTKQEFQWAQKNSNLFMGEVLQPLKSILHKLQGHPIYLTIDIDVLDPAFAPGTGTPEAGGITSKELFESIHLLKDLNIIGMDLVEVLPMCDLGDITAAVACKAIRECILSFL is encoded by the coding sequence ATGGGCATAATAAAAGAAAGCATAGATAATCATGTGAAATTTATCGGAAGTATGGATCACTATAGTCATGCTGATATTATTATAGTCGGTGCACCCATGGACTATACGGTAAGTTTTAAACCAGGTTCTAGGTTTGGCCCACAAAAAATACGAGAATTATCTCTAGCGTTAGAAACCTATAGTCCATATTTAAATAGAGAGTTAGAGAAAAAGAAGTATTACGATTATGGTGATTTAGAGCTTCCCTTTGGCAATGTGAAAAATAGCTTAGAGATAATTGGGGAGGCAGCACAGGAAATATTGCAAGATAATAAAATCCCTATTTTTCTTGGGGGAGAACATCTAATTAGTCTTCCAATAATTGAAAAAATGGCGTCTAAATATAAGGAAGATTTAATTATTCTTCATTTTGATGCCCATACCGATCTACGAGATGAATATTTTAACGAATATAATTCCCACGCCACTGTGATTAAACAAGCAACTAATTTTGTATCTCCTAAGAATATTTATCAATTTGGAATTAGATCTGGAACCAAGCAAGAATTCCAATGGGCCCAAAAAAATAGTAATTTATTTATGGGAGAGGTCTTGCAACCGCTAAAATCTATTCTACACAAATTACAGGGACATCCCATTTACTTAACTATTGATATTGATGTGCTAGATCCAGCATTTGCACCTGGAACTGGAACCCCTGAAGCAGGTGGTATTACATCAAAAGAGCTGTTTGAATCCATTCATTTGCTAAAAGATTTGAATATTATTGGAATGGACTTAGTAGAGGTTTTGCCCATGTGTGATTTGGGAGATATAACGGCTGCCGTGGCCTGTAAAGCAATTAGAGAGTGTATACTTTCATTTTTATAA